From Panicum hallii strain FIL2 chromosome 2, PHallii_v3.1, whole genome shotgun sequence, a single genomic window includes:
- the LOC112880261 gene encoding rhomboid-like protein 19, translating to MMSGSSPPAPSLPAGSGSFFRGYTKLCKGLAVILLLVHFVVQLFPSAVTYLALIPARTIPFAWNLITAGYVEQTIPGVIVSIIGLLLFGKLLEPLWGSKELSKFIFIVNFSTSACVFITAIVLYYITQQEIYLYTPFSGFYGVLSGLLVGIKQLLPDQELNLFVLKIKAKWIPSLVALISIIVSFFIKDLMSYLPVLLFGIYMSWIYLRYFQKRLETGLKGDPSEEFSFSSFFPEFLRPILDPIASILHRLLCGRSERSDARGQTLDTSPLPGSDSIEANRRRERGQRALEQRLAEKLAAVRSSEGTSLDAADKV from the exons ATGATGAGCGGCAGCTCCCCTCCGGCGCCCTCGCTTCCGGCTGGG AGTGGGAGCTTCTTCAGAGGATACACGAAGCTGTGCAAGGGCCTCGCCGTCATATTGCTCCTTGTTCACTTTGTAGTCCAGCTCTTCCCGTCGGCTGTAACCTATCTCGCGCTTATTCCCGCAAG GACGATCCCTTTTGCCTGGAACCTGATAACTGCTGGCTATGTGGAGCAAACAATTCCGGGG GTGATTGTCAGCATCATTGGTCTTCTTTTATTTGGGAAGTTGTTAGAGCCTTTATGGGGTTCAAAAGAATTATCAAAGTTCATCTTTATTGTGAACTTTTCAACTTCTGCATGTGTCTTCATAACTGCTATTGTGCTGTACTATATAACTCAGCAAGAGATCTATCT CTACACTCCTTTTTCTGGATTCTATGGAGTTCTTTCAGGATTGTTGGTGGGCATTAAACAGCTTTTACCAGATCAAGAGCTTAACCTTTTCGTGCTAAAGATCAAGGCAAAG TGGATTCCATCTCTTGTTGCACTGATCTCAATTATTGTAAGCTTCTTCATAAAGGACTTGATGTCTTATCTCCCAGTTTTGCTATTTGGCATTTATATGAGTTGGATTTACCTGCGTTACTTCCAAAAGAGACTTGAGACAGGCCTGAAAGGAGACCCAAGTGAGGAGTTCTCTTTCTCAAGCTTCTTCCCTGAATTTCTAAG ACCAATTCTGGACCCAATAGCATCTATACTCCATAGGCTCCTTTGTGGAAGATCCGAAAGATCTGACGCCAGGGGACAAACTTTAGATACCTCGCCATTGCCTGGTTCAGATTCAATTGAGGCAAACAGGAGGAG AGAGAGGGGTCAACGGGCGCTGGAGCAAAGATTAGCTGAGAAGCTGGCTGCAGTCAGAAGTTCAGAGGGCACATCGCTGGATGCTGCTGATAAAGTTTGA